Proteins from one Pseudomonas sp. KBS0710 genomic window:
- a CDS encoding gluconate 2-dehydrogenase subunit 3 family protein, translating to MSDQDQDNPRRDFLRKSLTLIPVVTVASTGLGGSMLMATPEPAQAAPAKTPVSDKAYEPSYFTAEEWAFINAAVARLIPADAQGPGALEAGAPEYIDRQMNTPYAAGALWFMQGPFNADAAPEMGWQSKLVPKDIYRLGIAATDAWSKAFNGKAFAAQDSATQDDMLRRMEAGGGEMTAHFEAVPAKMFFNLLLQNTKEGFFCDPIHGGNKGMVGWTMIGFPGARADFMDWVERNEQYPFPAVSIRGERA from the coding sequence ATGTCTGATCAAGATCAGGACAACCCGCGGCGTGACTTTTTACGCAAATCCTTGACCTTGATCCCGGTGGTCACGGTTGCCAGCACTGGCCTTGGCGGCTCGATGTTGATGGCTACACCGGAACCGGCACAGGCCGCTCCCGCCAAAACGCCCGTCAGCGACAAAGCCTACGAACCTAGCTACTTCACGGCTGAAGAGTGGGCATTTATCAACGCCGCCGTCGCCCGTCTGATCCCGGCTGATGCCCAAGGCCCAGGCGCCCTGGAAGCCGGCGCGCCGGAGTACATCGACCGTCAGATGAACACGCCGTATGCCGCCGGTGCGTTGTGGTTCATGCAAGGCCCGTTCAACGCCGATGCGGCGCCAGAGATGGGTTGGCAGAGCAAATTGGTGCCCAAAGACATCTATCGCCTGGGCATTGCTGCCACGGATGCGTGGTCGAAGGCGTTCAACGGTAAAGCTTTTGCTGCGCAAGACAGCGCTACCCAGGATGACATGCTGCGACGTATGGAGGCGGGCGGCGGCGAGATGACCGCCCATTTCGAGGCCGTACCGGCAAAGATGTTTTTCAACCTGCTGCTGCAAAACACCAAGGAAGGCTTCTTCTGCGACCCGATCCACGGTGGCAACAAAGGCATGGTCGGCTGGACCATGATCGGCTTCCCTGGCGCCCGCGCCGACTTCATGGACTGGGTTGAACGCAATGAGCAATACCCCTTCCCGGCTGTTTCCATTCGCGGCGAGAGGGCATAA
- a CDS encoding dual specificity protein phosphatase family protein, whose protein sequence is MFTIRLLPALGLAFMALLGTLQAQADEATRIRSPEWAQPVGNQFNLHQMTPTLYRSALPDSTALPVLQNLKIGTVINFLPESDAPWLETSGIKQVQLTYRTNHVDDADVLAALRAIQEAETQGPVLMHCKHGSDRTGLMAAMYRVVIQGWSKEDALNEMTLGGFGSSNGFKDGVRYMMKADVDKLRTALANGDCSTSEFALCSMKSWINTAGSSRVDPKKDTELVLTP, encoded by the coding sequence ATGTTCACGATTCGATTACTGCCCGCCCTTGGCCTGGCGTTCATGGCACTGCTCGGCACGCTGCAGGCCCAGGCCGACGAGGCTACGAGGATCCGCTCGCCTGAATGGGCACAGCCGGTGGGCAACCAATTCAACCTGCACCAGATGACGCCCACGCTGTATCGCAGCGCGTTGCCGGACAGCACTGCGTTGCCTGTGCTGCAAAATCTGAAGATCGGCACGGTGATCAACTTCCTGCCGGAATCTGATGCGCCGTGGTTGGAGACTTCTGGTATCAAACAGGTGCAGCTGACGTATCGCACCAACCATGTCGACGATGCCGACGTGCTGGCGGCACTCAGGGCCATCCAGGAAGCCGAAACCCAGGGCCCGGTGCTGATGCACTGCAAACACGGCTCCGATCGCACTGGCCTGATGGCGGCGATGTATCGAGTGGTGATTCAGGGTTGGAGCAAGGAGGATGCGCTGAACGAAATGACGCTGGGCGGCTTCGGTTCCAGTAACGGCTTTAAAGACGGCGTTCGCTACATGATGAAGGCTGATGTCGACAAGTTGCGTACTGCGTTGGCCAATGGCGACTGCAGCACCAGTGAGTTTGCGTTGTGCTCTATGAAAAGCTGGATCAACACGGCCGGTAGCAGCCGTGTCGACCCAAAGAAAGACACCGAATTAGTGCTCACACCTTAA
- a CDS encoding YheV family putative zinc ribbon protein, protein MSDGPVVSKKQFIAGAVCPACEELDKLKMWTEDDVPHRECVACGYSDTLNEQGNSVPKELGTRVNTSALKAPADPKVQAVQFFPNPKLKKD, encoded by the coding sequence ATGAGTGATGGGCCTGTGGTGAGCAAAAAGCAATTTATCGCCGGTGCGGTCTGCCCGGCGTGCGAAGAGTTGGACAAGTTGAAAATGTGGACCGAAGACGATGTGCCGCACCGCGAATGTGTAGCCTGCGGTTATTCGGACACGCTGAATGAACAAGGCAATTCGGTGCCCAAGGAATTGGGCACGCGGGTCAATACGTCGGCGTTGAAAGCGCCCGCGGACCCGAAGGTGCAGGCGGTGCAGTTTTTTCCTAATCCCAAGCTGAAAAAGGACTGA
- the prlC gene encoding oligopeptidase A, with the protein MSANNPLLQSYDLPPFSAIRAEHVQPAIEQILADNRVAIEGILQSQGKNPTWAGLVLAMDELNDRLGAAWSPVSHLNAVCNSAELREAYEACLPALSAYSTEMGQNRELFQAFEALANSPEAAGFDVAQKTILEHSLRDFRLSGIDLPPEQQKRYAEVQSKLSELGSKFSNQLLDATQAWTKHVTDEATLAGLTDSAKAQMAAAAQAKGLDGWLITLEFPSYYAVMTYAHDRALREEVYAAYCTRASDQGPNAGKNDNGPVMEQILDLRQELAKLLGYASFSELSLATKMAESSDQVLSFLRDLAKRSKPFAAQDLQQLKAYAAEQGCADLQSWDSGFYGEKLREQRYSVSQEALRAYFPIDKVLGGLFAIVQRLYGIEIAEQKGFDTWHPDVRLFEIKENGQHVGRFFFDLYARANKRGGAWMDGARDRRRTVDGVLQSPVANLVCNFTPADSGKPALLTHDEVTTLFHEFGHGLHHLLTRVEHAGVSGINGVAWDAVELPSQFMENWCWEPEGLALISGHYESGEPLPQDLLEKMLAAKNFQSGLMMVRQLEFSLFDFELHATHGDGRTVAQVLEGVRDEVSVMRPPAYNRFPNSFAHIFAGGYAAGYYSYKWAEVLSADAFSKFEEDGVLNAETGRAFREAILARGGSQAPMVLFVDFRGRAPSIDALLRHSGLSEDAAA; encoded by the coding sequence GTGAGCGCGAACAACCCACTTTTGCAGTCCTACGACCTGCCGCCGTTCTCGGCGATCCGTGCCGAGCACGTGCAGCCGGCCATCGAACAGATCCTCGCCGACAACCGCGTTGCCATCGAAGGCATCCTGCAAAGCCAGGGTAAAAACCCTACGTGGGCCGGTTTGGTACTGGCCATGGACGAACTGAACGACCGCCTGGGCGCCGCCTGGAGCCCGGTCAGCCACCTCAACGCCGTGTGCAACAGCGCCGAACTGCGCGAAGCCTACGAGGCTTGCCTGCCGGCCTTGAGTGCCTATTCCACCGAGATGGGCCAGAACCGCGAACTGTTCCAGGCCTTCGAAGCCCTGGCCAACAGCCCGGAAGCCGCCGGTTTTGACGTGGCGCAAAAAACCATTCTGGAACATTCGCTTCGCGATTTCCGCCTGTCGGGTATCGATTTGCCGCCAGAGCAGCAAAAACGCTACGCCGAAGTGCAGAGCAAACTGTCTGAGCTGGGCAGCAAGTTCTCTAACCAACTGCTGGACGCCACCCAGGCGTGGACCAAGCACGTTACCGACGAAGCCACCCTCGCCGGCCTGACCGACTCGGCCAAGGCGCAGATGGCTGCCGCCGCCCAGGCCAAAGGCCTCGATGGCTGGTTGATCACCCTGGAGTTCCCAAGCTACTACGCGGTAATGACCTACGCCCACGACCGCGCCCTGCGTGAAGAAGTCTACGCGGCCTACTGCACCCGTGCGTCGGACCAAGGCCCGAATGCCGGTAAGAACGATAACGGCCCGGTGATGGAACAGATCCTCGACCTGCGTCAGGAGCTGGCCAAGCTGTTGGGTTACGCGTCGTTCTCCGAGCTGAGCCTGGCCACCAAAATGGCCGAGTCCAGCGACCAGGTGCTGAGCTTCCTGCGCGACCTGGCCAAGCGCAGCAAGCCGTTTGCCGCCCAGGACCTGCAACAGCTCAAGGCTTACGCCGCCGAACAAGGCTGCGCCGACCTGCAAAGCTGGGACAGCGGTTTCTATGGCGAAAAACTCCGCGAGCAGCGTTACAGCGTGTCCCAGGAAGCGTTGCGCGCCTACTTCCCGATCGACAAAGTGCTGGGCGGCCTGTTTGCCATCGTGCAGCGCCTGTACGGCATCGAAATCGCCGAGCAAAAAGGCTTCGACACCTGGCACCCGGATGTTCGCCTGTTTGAAATCAAGGAAAACGGCCAGCACGTCGGGCGTTTCTTCTTCGACCTGTACGCCCGCGCCAACAAGCGTGGCGGCGCGTGGATGGACGGCGCGCGCGATCGCCGCCGCACTGTCGACGGCGTGCTGCAAAGCCCGGTGGCGAACCTGGTGTGCAACTTCACCCCGGCCGACAGCGGCAAGCCTGCCCTGCTGACCCACGATGAAGTGACCACGCTGTTCCACGAATTCGGCCACGGCCTGCACCACCTGCTGACCCGCGTTGAACACGCGGGCGTGTCCGGCATCAACGGGGTGGCCTGGGATGCGGTGGAACTGCCGAGCCAATTCATGGAGAACTGGTGCTGGGAGCCGGAAGGTCTGGCGCTGATCTCTGGCCACTATGAAAGCGGCGAGCCGCTGCCTCAGGACCTGCTGGAAAAAATGCTCGCGGCGAAGAACTTCCAGTCCGGCCTGATGATGGTGCGTCAGCTGGAATTCTCGCTGTTCGACTTCGAACTGCACGCCACCCACGGCGATGGCCGCACGGTAGCGCAGGTGCTTGAAGGTGTGCGCGATGAGGTCTCGGTGATGCGTCCGCCTGCCTACAACCGCTTCCCCAATAGCTTTGCGCACATTTTTGCCGGCGGTTATGCGGCGGGTTACTACAGCTATAAGTGGGCGGAAGTGCTGTCGGCAGATGCCTTCTCCAAGTTTGAAGAAGACGGCGTGCTCAATGCCGAAACCGGCCGCGCATTTCGCGAAGCGATCCTGGCGCGCGGTGGCTCACAGGCGCCGATGGTGCTGTTCGTCGACTTCCGCGGACGTGCGCCGTCGATTGACGCACTCTTGCGCCACAGCGGCCTGAGTGAGGACGCAGCAGCATGA
- a CDS encoding gamma carbonic anhydrase family protein, which yields MTLRTYQNHTPTLGAGAFVDISAVVIGDVEIGTDSSVWPLTVIRGDMHRIRIGARTSVQDGCVLHITHAGPFNPDGFPLLIGDDVTIAHKVMLHGCTVGNRILIGMGSIVMDGAVVEDDVIIGAGSLVPPGKKLESGFLYVGSPVKQIRPLTDKERAFFTYSAANYVKLKDLHLAQGFDR from the coding sequence GTGACCCTTCGCACCTATCAGAATCACACGCCAACCCTGGGCGCCGGGGCTTTTGTCGATATTTCGGCGGTGGTGATCGGCGATGTCGAAATCGGCACCGACAGCTCGGTTTGGCCGCTGACCGTGATTCGCGGCGACATGCACCGCATCCGCATCGGCGCACGCACCAGCGTGCAGGACGGCTGTGTGCTGCACATCACCCACGCCGGGCCGTTCAACCCGGACGGCTTCCCGCTGCTGATCGGCGATGACGTGACCATCGCCCACAAAGTCATGCTGCACGGCTGCACCGTCGGCAATCGCATCCTGATCGGCATGGGCAGCATCGTGATGGACGGCGCGGTGGTCGAAGACGACGTGATCATCGGCGCCGGCAGCCTGGTGCCACCCGGCAAGAAACTGGAAAGCGGTTTTTTGTACGTGGGCAGCCCGGTTAAACAGATCCGCCCATTGACTGACAAAGAGCGTGCCTTTTTCACCTACAGCGCCGCGAACTACGTGAAGCTCAAAGACCTGCACCTGGCGCAAGGATTCGACCGATGA